A portion of the Juglans microcarpa x Juglans regia isolate MS1-56 chromosome 1D, Jm3101_v1.0, whole genome shotgun sequence genome contains these proteins:
- the LOC121266269 gene encoding CMP-sialic acid transporter 3 isoform X1, with the protein MTNGMIECSVCHSKLVSPTAKTVSRAYDKYKSRVSSKQRALNIILVVGDCFLVGLQPILVYMSKVDGSFKFSPISVNFLTEVAKVIFAVVMLILQARHQKVGEKPLLSVSTFVQAARNNVLLAVPALLYAINNYLKFTMQLYFNPATVKMLSNMKVLVIAVLLKIIIRRRFSIIQWEALALLLIGISVNQLRSLPEGTTALGIPVATGAYICTLIFVTVPSMASVYNEYALKSQYDTSIYLQNLFLYGYGAIFNFLGILGTVVVKGPSSFDILQGHSKATMLLIANNAAQGILSSFFFKYADTILKKYSSTVATIFTGIASAALFGHTLTVNFLLGISIVFISMHQFFSPLSKVRDEQQNGKLELIDVHNNHRSKDSFINMAAGANEEATHHVGSDERQPLLPT; encoded by the exons ATGACGAACGGGATGATAGAATGCAGCGTCTGCCATTCAAAGTTGGTTTCCCCTACTGCCAAAACTGTGTCGAGGGCTTATGATAAATACAAGAGCAGGGTATCATCCAAGCAACGTGCCCTCAACATCATCTTGGTTGTTGGTGATTGTTTCCTAGTTGGTTTACAG cCTATTCTGGTTTATATGTCCAAGGTGGATGGGAGTTTCAAGTTTAGCCCAATTagtgttaattttttaacagaGGTTGCAAAGGTTATCTTTGCTGTTGTTATGCTCATATTGCAG GCTAGGCATCAAAAAGTAGGGGAGAAGCCTCTTCTCTCAGTTTCCACATTTGTGCAG GCAGCTCGAAACAACGTGCTTCTTGCTGTTCCAGCACTTCTTTATGCCATTAATAACTATCTAAAGTTTACGATGCAG CTATATTTCAATCCTGCAACAGTGAAGATGCTGAGCAACATGAAG GTTTTAGTAATTGCTGTTTTGTTAAAGATTATAATCAGACGCCGATTTTCCATAATTCAG TGGGAAGCTCTTGCTCTGTTGCTCATTGGTATTAGCGTAAATCAGTTGCGTTCTTTACCTGAAGGTACTACTGCTTTGGGTATTCCTGTTGCCACAGGTGCATACATCTGCACACTGATCTTT gTAACTGTCCCGTCCATGGCCTCCGTCTACAATGAATATGCTCTGAAAAGCCAATATGATACAAGCATTTACCTCCAG AACTTATTTCTGTATGGATATGGTGCTATATTCAACTTTCTAGGAATATTGGGAACTGTAGTTGTCAAAG GTCCTAGTAGCTTTGATATCTTGCAAGGTCATTCAAAAGCTACCATGCTTTTAATAGCTAATAATGCAGCACAAGGAATTCTatcatcttttttcttcaaatacgCAG ATACAATTTTGAAGAAGTACTCGTCAACAGTTGCAACAATCTTTACAGGCATAGCATCTGCTGCATTGTTTGGTCATACTTTGACTGTAAATTTTCTGTTAGGAATTTCAATTGTCTTCATCTCGATGCACCAG TTCTTTTCACCCCTATCTAAAGTCAGAGACGAACAGCAAAATGGGAAGCTGGAATTGATAGATGTCCACAATAACCACAG GTCAAAggattcttttataaatatggCAGCAGGAGCAAATGAAGAG GCAACTCATCATGTTGGATCTGATGAGAGACAGCCGCTTCTGCCCACCTAA
- the LOC121266269 gene encoding CMP-sialic acid transporter 3 isoform X2, which produces MTNGMIECSVCHSKLVSPTAKTVSRAYDKYKSRVSSKQRALNIILVVGDCFLVGLQPILVYMSKVDGSFKFSPISVNFLTEVAKVIFAVVMLILQARHQKVGEKPLLSVSTFVQAARNNVLLAVPALLYAINNYLKFTMQLYFNPATVKMLSNMKVLVIAVLLKIIIRRRFSIIQWEALALLLIGISVNQLRSLPEGTTALGIPVATGAYICTLIFVTVPSMASVYNEYALKSQYDTSIYLQNLFLYGYGAIFNFLGILGTVVVKGPSSFDILQGHSKATMLLIANNAAQGILSSFFFKYADTILKKYSSTVATIFTGIASAALFGHTLTVNFLLGISIVFISMHQFFSPLSKVRDEQQNGKLELIDVHNNHRSKDSFINMAAGANEEATHHVGSDERQPLLPT; this is translated from the exons ATGACGAACGGGATGATAGAATGCAGCGTCTGCCATTCAAAGTTGGTTTCCCCTACTGCCAAAACTGTGTCGAGGGCTTATGATAAATACAAGAGCAGGGTATCATCCAAGCAACGTGCCCTCAACATCATCTTGGTTGTTGGTGATTGTTTCCTAGTTGGTTTACAG cCTATTCTGGTTTATATGTCCAAGGTGGATGGGAGTTTCAAGTTTAGCCCAATTagtgttaattttttaacagaGGTTGCAAAGGTTATCTTTGCTGTTGTTATGCTCATATTGCAG GCTAGGCATCAAAAAGTAGGGGAGAAGCCTCTTCTCTCAGTTTCCACATTTGTGCAG GCAGCTCGAAACAACGTGCTTCTTGCTGTTCCAGCACTTCTTTATGCCATTAATAACTATCTAAAGTTTACGATGCAG CTATATTTCAATCCTGCAACAGTGAAGATGCTGAGCAACATGAAG GTTTTAGTAATTGCTGTTTTGTTAAAGATTATAATCAGACGCCGATTTTCCATAATTCAG TGGGAAGCTCTTGCTCTGTTGCTCATTGGTATTAGCGTAAATCAGTTGCGTTCTTTACCTGAAGGTACTACTGCTTTGGGTATTCCTGTTGCCACAGGTGCATACATCTGCACACTGATCTTTGTAA CTGTCCCGTCCATGGCCTCCGTCTACAATGAATATGCTCTGAAAAGCCAATATGATACAAGCATTTACCTCCAG AACTTATTTCTGTATGGATATGGTGCTATATTCAACTTTCTAGGAATATTGGGAACTGTAGTTGTCAAAG GTCCTAGTAGCTTTGATATCTTGCAAGGTCATTCAAAAGCTACCATGCTTTTAATAGCTAATAATGCAGCACAAGGAATTCTatcatcttttttcttcaaatacgCAG ATACAATTTTGAAGAAGTACTCGTCAACAGTTGCAACAATCTTTACAGGCATAGCATCTGCTGCATTGTTTGGTCATACTTTGACTGTAAATTTTCTGTTAGGAATTTCAATTGTCTTCATCTCGATGCACCAG TTCTTTTCACCCCTATCTAAAGTCAGAGACGAACAGCAAAATGGGAAGCTGGAATTGATAGATGTCCACAATAACCACAG GTCAAAggattcttttataaatatggCAGCAGGAGCAAATGAAGAG GCAACTCATCATGTTGGATCTGATGAGAGACAGCCGCTTCTGCCCACCTAA